Genomic DNA from Bacterioplanes sanyensis:
ACAGCTGCAAATACTGCGTGACCAAGCCGGTGCCCCTTTGGTCAGCCTATCTGGTGCAGCACAACAGCGACTGGAGTCGCTGGGTGGACGTACCGCTTGGGTCAGCCTCTCCGATGACGGCAGTTGGGTGCAGGCATTTGCTGTGCTCAGCCGCTGACGGTTGTGTTGACTGTATCGATCACTTATCCAGAGTTTCTGGCTCTGCCACAGGTGTGACACCGAGCATGGCACGCCAATCGTTGCTGTCGGCCCATTGCAGCAAGCTATCGACTTGTTGCATGCAGTGTTTCATGTGCTGTGGAAAGGTATGCACAACGCGACCTTTTAGCGCGGTTTCGAACTCGTCCAGTGCCTGGCGTAAGCAGGGTACGCCGCAGTAGCGTGTGGCACCGTGCAGCCGATGCACTGCTGCCAGCAAACCGTCGTAATCTTCCAACTCCCATTGCTCGACGATGGCGGCTCGGTCTTTTGGCAGTGAGTCCAACAGCATGTCAAACATTTCTTCAGCCAGATGCGGGCGGTTGCTGGTGACTTGCAGTGCGGTCGCTACGTCCATGACACAGTCTGCTCGCGGTGCATCGCCGGTGGGAGCGCTCTGGTAGGCGCTGGAGTAGCGCGTCCATTGCTGAATGCTGTCGGCCAGTTGTTGCTGGCTGATGGGCTTGGTTTGGTAGTCGTTGAGGCCAGCCTTAAGCAACGCTTCTTTTTCGTCGGCCATGGCATGGGCGGTCAGCGCGATGATGGGCAGTCGTGCTTTGCCAGGCAATTTACGTATCGCCTGACTGGCTTCAAGACCGTTCATGCCGGGCATCTGAATGTCCATGAACACCATGTCCACGGTATGCTGCAAACATTGCTCGATAGCGGCATGGCCCGAGGTGGCGGCGATGGCTTTCACCCCTAATTCCTGCAGCAGGGTAATGACCAGCTTCAAGTTGGCATCGTTGTCGTCGACGGCCAGTACCGTCGGGACCGGCACGTTTCCGGGCGCAGGCAGTGATTGCGAGGGCGTGTCGTCGCTTTTCTCTTGAATATCGCCGTGAATGGCAGCGTCCAATGCTGCTTTCAATTTACGATGGGAGAAGGGATTGGTCAGTGCGATGTAGGCCCCTAATGCTTCTAAGCTCTCTAGCGCACTGGCTTGAAAACTATGGCTGAGGACAATGACCGGGGTTTTGCTATGGCTGAAGTCGTACTGAGAGGTGTCGCCTTCTAACGACACTATGATGGCATCCACCGGGTGAGAGGGCGAGGTCAGCCACTGCGTCAGTTCCGACGGCTGAGCAATGTCGATCACGGCCATTTGCCATTGTTGCAATAGATTGCTTAGGTTCATGCGCGACAGGTTGTGTGGCTCGTACAGCGCCACGTGCGGTGTGCGATCAAAGGCTTCGCTGAATGGCTCATCAGCCAGCTCTAAATCAACCGAAAAAGTAAATGTCGTGCCATTGCCGGGTTCGCTATGCACCTGTATATCACCATGCATAGCTTCAACCAACGCTCGGGCGATGATCAGCCCCAGGCCAGTACCACCAAATTTGCGCGCAGTGCTGGAGTCCGCCTGACTGAAAGCTTGGAACAAGCGGCTGGTCTGCTGTTCGTCCATACCGATGCCGGTGTCTTGCACAATAAACTGCAACGTAGCGCGATCTTGCTCGCGGCTGATGAGGGACACCTGTAAGGTGACGTGGCCATGCTCGGTAAACTTGATGGCATTGTTGACTAGGTTGGTGAGAATTTGCTTCAGGCGCAGAGCGTCGCCGCACAAGCATACAGGCACATCGGAATAGAGCAGGTGGTGCAGCTCCAGTTGTTTACTATGTGCTTGCGGCGCCAACATAGTGAATACATCGTCGATGACATCGCGCAGCGTAAACGGCTCGCGCTCCAGTGCCAGCTTGCCGGCGGTGATTTTGGAAATATCCAAAATGTCGTCAATGATGCGCATCAGATCTTTGGATGAGCGCTGAATGGTGTGCAGAAAATCTTGCTGGTGCGGCGTCAGTGGCGTGCGTCCAAGTACATCACTGAAGCCCATAATGCCATTCAAAGGTGTGCGAATCTCATGGCTGACGTTGGCCAGAAACTCCGATTTCACTCGGCTGGTCTCCAAAGCGCGGCTGCGGTCGATGGCCAGCTCGTGGTTACGCACTTCTAGTTCGTCCAGGGTTTCTTGCAGGTCACGTGTGGTCTGCTCCAGCGTCTGCTGGTGCTCGACATGAGCTCGTTGCAATGCACTGGCGAGCGAGTTCACACCAGACGATAGCAACTGATATTCACCACCATCCTCGATGTGGATACGAGTATCGAGGTGGCCGTCTTCGAGTTTGCCAATCGATTCGACGATGTGAGCCAGCGGTGCGGATACCTGACGGCTGATGCGTACCGCCATCAGTAGGCAGAAAAACAGCGAGCCGACAATAATGGCTAAGGCCGTGGCCAAGTGCTGATACTGCTCCAGGCGGGTATTGGTGGTGGACAGCTCCAATTCTGCCCAGCCCAGCAGTTGCGGCGGAGCTGAGTCGGACTCGGCGAAAAACTGATCGGACACCTGCTCTGCGATCACCAAATGCTCAGCATAAACCGGGGCGCGTACCCGAATGGAGCCGTCGGTTCTGAGTAACTGCAGTTGGTCGCTGCTGAGCTCCGTTGCCCCCATGCGCTCGGTGAGCATTTTCGGCCCAGCATGAGCCAACATCTGCACGTCCTGGTTATAGATGCTGACCGCTCGAACGTCGCGCTCTTCCAGCATGCTGTTGGCAATGTTCTGTAATATGCCAGTATTGCCAGTCATGACGCCGTATTCGCAGGTCGGTGCCAGCTGCTTGGCAATGGCCAACGCGCGTTGTTCCAGCAGGTCGCTTAAGGCGTGGCTGCGATCCAGAACAAAAAAGCCGCCGAGTAATAACGACACCACAATGCCGGGCAACATGGCCAACAGCAAAATCTGGTTCTGGACACTCCACTTTTTCATACTGGCCTTATTAGCGAATCAGCTGACTGCCCTAGGGTATCGGTAGCGTTACGGCAGAGCAACGGACAGCTGGCCAGCCAGCGTAAAATCTCGACTTTACATGACTTCATAAGCAAATATCGTTTGGCTATTACGATTTTGCCGCGCCTATCGTTATGATGCGCAGCGTCTCACTAACCGATAAGGCACTCAGGTGACTCACAACTACCCAACCATCGCCGATTGTGTAGGGCAAACTCCTTTGGTTCGTTTACAGCGCATGCTGCCTGCTGACTCTAGCAACACAGTGTTGCTCAAGTTGGAAGGTAACAATCCGGCAGGCTCTGTAAAGGATCGCCCGGCGTTGTCGATGATCCAGCGGGCACAAGCACGCGGCGACATTCAACCCGGCGATACATTGGTTGAAGCGACCAGTGGTAATACGGGCATCGCCTTGGCGATGGCGGCGGCGATCATGGGTTACAAGATGATCTTGATCATGCCGGATAACGCCACCATGGAGCGGCGCTGGGCGATGCAGGCCTACGGCGCTGAGCTGATTTTGGTCAGTAAAGAGCAAGGTATGGAGGGAGCGCGAGATTTAGCCCTAGATATGCAGGCACAAGGCCAAGGCAAGGTGTTGAACCAGTTCGGAAACATGGACAACCCGGAGGCTCATTATCACGGTACCGGCCCTGAAATCTGGCAGCAAACTAAGGGTGCCGTTACGCATTTCGTCAGCTCGATGGGCACTACGGGCACCATCATGGGGACCTCGCGCTATTTAAAAGAGCAGAACCCAGCGGTGCAAATCATCGGTTTGCAGCCTGCGGAAGGGGTATCTATTCCGGGCATTCGACGTTGGCCAGAAGCTTATTTGCCGACGATTTATGATCAACGTCGTGTCGATCAGGTGTTAGATATCAGTCAGCAGGAAGCGGAAGTGGCCATGCGTCGTTTGGCGCGTGAAGAAGGCATTTTCTGCGGCGTTTCCTCCGGCGGCAGCGTCGCTGGCGCGCTACGCCTGGCGCAGCAGCTTGAGCAGGCGACCATCGTTTGTATCATCTGCGATCGCGGTGATCGTTATCTGTCTTCGGGCGTATTTGCTCCTGAATCGAGCTAATAAATTAGTAATAAAATCATCACTTGTTTGTCAATGGCGCTGCGGATGGTTACCAAAGCGCCCTTGAAATGCCTCTCTGAATCCTAATAATGCCCGCTGCTGGCCGTTGTTTGGCCGCTCATTATTAGAGGAATTCTCTGTGCGCTCCCCCACGTCGCGTCTGCTGACGCTGCAAATCGACAGCTTAAACTCCGAAGGCATGGGCGTTGCTCGCCGCGGTAGAGACGTGTTTTTTGTCGCCGGTGCGCTGCCTGGTGAGGTGGTGGAGGCAACACTGGGCGAACGCCGGCGCAAGGTGTGTTACGCCAAGGTAAAGCGTGTCATTGAGCCCAGTCCACATCGTGTTGAACCGGCTTGTGCGCATTTTCAACGTTGCGGCGGCTGTCAGCTGCAGCACTTGGATTATCCACAGCAGGTCGATGCCAAGCAGCAGCGAGTGCAGCGTGAGTTCTCCCGTGCAGGTGTTGATGTTGAGTTTTGGCAGCCCCCTTTGGTTGCCGCGCCTTGGCACTATCGTCGTAAAGCGCGCCTTGGGGTTCGCTTTAGTAAAGAAAAGCAGGAAGTCTATCTGGGCTTTCGCGAGTCGGCTTCGTCACACATCAGTAGCATTGATTTCTGCCCTGTGATGGTGGAACACCCACTGCTGAACTGGCAGCAGTGGCGCGAATTTTTACAGCAATGGCCGAGGCGCGCCGAGCTGACACAAATCGAGGCTCTGCAAGCGGATAACGCCTTGGTATTGACGTTGCGGCTGCTGAAGCCTCTGGCGCCTGACAGTGAGCAACAATTAATCGCATTTGTGAACAACCAGGCAGAGGCGTTGCCGGTACAGTTATGGTTGAAGTACCACAAACATGCGCCGCCAGAGCCTTTGCGGACAGATTATCCAGAGCTGGTGCATCAGGTCGATGGCCATGATTTGCAACTGCAACCGGATGATTTTGTCCAAGTGAATCGTGCGGTGAACTTGGCCATGGTGGAGCAAGCGATGGACTGGCTGGCACCAGAGCCAGATGAGCAGATCGCCGACTTGTTTGCCGGTCATGGCAATTTCAGCATGGCACTGGCTCGGCGCCGTGCCAATGTGGTGGCGGTGGAGGTCCAGGCCAATATGGTATCCAGCTTGCAAGAGCAGGCGCGGCGCCAAGGTCTGGCGGTCACGGCGCAACAGGCGGATTTGTCGTCCGCGCAGGCGCTTCAGGCCTTGCCAGCGCTAGACGCCGTGCTGCTTGATCCGCCCAGGGCTGGTGCTGCGGCGGTGGTTGAACACCTGATAGATAACCCCGTCGGGCGCATACTGTATGTTGCCTGCGATGCTGCTACGCTAAGTCGCGACTTGGGCAGCCTGGTAGCAGGGGGTTACCGAGTCACACGCGCAGGAATAATGGATATGTTTCCACAAACCCATCATGTGGAAACCATGGTGTTGCTAACCAGGGTGGGGAAATAGTTATGGTTAAAGTACGCGAAGATCACCCGTTGTTGCACGATGGTTCACTCGACGTCGAACGCTGGTTAGACAGCATTCAACAATCGCAAGATGTAAAAGACCCTGAGCGACTGCACGAGGCGTTGTTGCTGGCTAAGCAGTTGTCTGACGAGGCCATAGCGAACCGTACTTACTGGTCCATTGACAGTGCCCAGATGGGTATTGAAATGGCCAATGTATTGCTGGATTTGCGGTTAGACACCGATTCCATCGTCGCCGCTATTTTGTATCGCGCCGTGCGCGAAGGTCGGTTGGCGTTGCAAAAAGTCGAGCGTCAGTTTGGTGAAACCGTCGCCACCTTGATCGAAGGTGTATTGCGCATGGCGGCCATCAGTGCGATCCAGAACTCGTCTGGCGACAGCGTATTAGGTCAGCGAGAAGCCCAGGTAGATAACCTGCGTAAGATGCTGGTCGCCATGATCGACGACGTCCGTGTGGCGCTGATTAAACTAGCTGAACGCACGTCCGCCATCCGCGCGGTCAAAGACGCGCCAGAAGATAAGCGTCGCAAAGTAGCTGACGAAGTTTTCAGTATCTATGCGCCTCTGGCGCATCGTTTAGGTATTGGTCATCTTAAATGGGAGCTAGAGGATCTTTCCTTCCGTTACCTGCAGCCTGAAGCGTACAAGCAAATCGCGTCTTTGCTGGATGAAAAGCGCATGGCGCGCCAGCAGTATATTGAGCAAGCGGTGCATCGTTTGCGCGACGAAATGCTGGCCGCTGGTATCAAATGCGATGTTTATGGCCGGGCCAAACACATTTACAGCATTTGGCGAAAAATGAGTCGTAAAAATCTGGATTTTTCCCAGATTTACGACATCCGCGCGGTGCGCATTTTGGTGCCGACCATGCGCGACTGCTACGCCGCGTTGGGTATTGTCCATTCCTTGTGGCGCCACATCCCGCATGAATTTGATGATTACATCGCTAATCCGAAGGAAAACGGTTATCGCTCATTGCATACCGCGGTGATTGATACCGAAGGCAAAATTCTGGAAGTGCAAATCCGCACCCACGATATGCACGAGGACGCAGAGTTAGGCGTCTGTGCGCATTGGTTGTATAAGGGCACGGATACCAGCGCCAAAGATCAGGGCTATGAGCAGAAAATTGCTTGGCTGCGCCAGGTGCTGGAATGGCACGAAGAGCTGGACGATTTACCAGAATTGGCCGGCGAATTTCGTTCCGATATCAACCCCGATCGCATTTATGTGTTCACGCCAGATGGCCATGTGGTCGATTTGCCACCCAAAGCGACACCGGTGGATTTTGCTTATCGTGTGCACACCGAGGTGGGTAATAAATGCCGCGGTGCAAAGGTAAACGGTCGCATTGTGCCTTTGACCTATTTGCTCAATACCGGCGAGCAGGTGGAAATTCTCACCAGTGCAAATGCCCACCCAAGCCGTGACTGGCTGTATCCAGATTCGGGTTATCTGCACACCACCCGTGCCCGCGCCAAAGTGACCCATTGGTTTAAACGCCAAGCGCGAGATCAGAATATTGAAGAAGGTCGCCAATTGGTGATGCGTGAACTGGATCGGTTGGACTTGGCCGACGAAGCACTGCAGCCAGTGGCGGAAAAAATGAACATGAAGTCCACCGATGATATGTACGCTGCGGTGGGCGCTGGGGATTTGCGCCTGGGGCAAATTGTTCACCAAGTTTTACAGCAGGTGGATCAACGTCAGCCGGCGCCAATGGACCAGCAAGAGTTGCCATTACTGCGCCGAGCCGCTGCGCCTAAACGCACGGATGACTCAGCCAACGATGTCTTTATCGAAGGCGTTGGCAACCTGTTGACGCAAATGGCCAGCTGTTGTTCGCCGGTTCCTGGTGACGATATTTGCGGTTACATCACCAAAGGCCGTGGTGTCGTGGTGCATCGCAGCGACTGTGACAATGTGCTGCATTTGGGTGCCCATGAGCCAGAGCGTATTTTGCAGGTCAGCTGGGGAGATGAGCCGCAGCATCGCTATCCGGTGGACATGAAAATTTCTGCTTACGATCGCACCGGTTTGCTGCGAGATGTCAGCGCGTTGTTGGCCAATGAGCGCATCAATGTGCTGTCGGTGAATACGCAAACCAACCGCAACGATAATACGGCGCTGATGAGCTTAACCGTAGAAGTTGACAGCTTGGAGCATTTTGCCCGGCTGATGAATAAAATCGATCAATTGCCGAACGTGATTGCCGCGCGGCGTATTCGGGGAGGGGTGTAGTGCCGTATCAGCTGGATGATTTATTGTATTGCATGGCACGGCTGCGCAACCCGAAAACCGGTTGTCCATGGGATCTAAAGCAAGATTTTCACACTATTGTGCCGCATACCTTGGAAGAAGCGTACGAAGTCGCCGACGCCATTGAGCAACAAGATTGGCCACACCTCGAAGAGGAGTTGGGTGATCTGTTGTTCCAGGTGATTTTTTACGGTCAGTTGGGGCAGGAGCGTGAGTATTTCACTGTCGCTGGCATCATCGACAAGCTGGTGCAAAAGCTTATACGCCGTCATCCTCACGTATTTCCTGGAGGCACGCTGGAGAGTGAGCGAGATGCCTCAATTAGCCCAGACATTGCCGAAGTATCGGTCAATTGGGAGGCGATAAAACAGCAAGAAAAGCCGTCTGCGCCCACTTCTATTTTGGCCGATGTGCCGTTGGCGTTGCCGGCGATGCAGCGTGCGGTCAAGTTGCAAAAAAAGGCCAGCAAAGTTGGGTTCGATTGGCCCGACGTTGACGGCGTTATGGCCAAAATTGAAGAAGAGCTGCAGGAGGTGGTGGACGAGCTGCCTGCCGGTAATGCTCAACGTCTGCAGCACGAAGTCGGTGATTTGTTGTTTGCTGTAACCAACCTTGCGCGGCATCTCGATATTGATCCGGAAGAAGCGTTGCGTGGCTGCAATCACCGTTTTACCCAGCGCTTTGCCCGTGTCGAGAATACGATTGAGCAGCAAGGCGGTTGGCAACAAGCCGATGCCGAGCAGATGGAACTTGCGTGGCAGCAGGCCAAAAAAGCGCTTGCTAACGACTAGTTTCCTTTAACCTCTAGCTAGCGGCGGCGGCGATTCTATGTCCAGGGTCGTTTGCTTCTTTCATGCGATTGGCGAGCAGATCGAATTCTCTTTTCTCAAACGCCAGCGCTGCCATCCTCATGAAAAGATTGTTTCTCCATTTCTTTCAGGACAATATGGGTCTACGGCCAAGAAATGGAGGTTTAAATGAGCGAACTAGATGCCCTATTGCGTGATAAGGTGCGCTTGTTAGGCAATTTGTTGGGGCAAACCATCGCCCGCCATCAAGGCGATGAGATGTTGCAGCGTATCGAAGACATTCGCCAGCAAGCCAAAGCAGCGCGCAGCGGTGAAGAACACGAACGCGATCGTCTGTTGGCGATGTTGAAAACCATTCCAGACGATGCTGTGTTGCCTGTAGTACGCGGGTTTAATCAATTCCTTAATCTGGCCAATATTGCCGAACAGCAGCACGGTGCTAGCTGGCGGCGGGCAGAATTTCTCAATGATGATGTCGATCAGCTGTTTGATGATTTATTGAATCGCCTGGAACACAACGGTGTGCGCGGTAGCGATTTGTGCCAGCAAGTGGCGGACGTTGATATTGAACTGGTGCTTACGGCGCACCCGACTGAGGTTACACGTCGTACCTTGATCCAGAAATACGACGAAATTTCGCAATTATTACAACAACGTGACGACTTGCGCGACGATCACCCGCAGTTGCAAGCCATTGAGCAGCGTTTGTCGGTATTGGTGGAAGAAATCTGGCAGACGGATGAAATTCGTCGTGTTCGTCCTACGGCTGTGGATGAAGCCAAGTGGGGATTTGCGGTGATCGAAAACTCACTGTGGCACGCTATTCCACAACTGACGCGCCATCTCGATGAGCAATTGTTGGCACGCGGCAGCGAAGCCTTACCGCTGACGGCTGCACCAGTGCGCATCGCCTCGTGGATGGGCGGTGATCGTGATGGTAATCCCAATGTGACGTCCCGCGTTACTCGTGAAGTATTGTTTTTGTCGCGCTGGATGGCGGCGGATTTATTCCTGCGTGACATTCACCATTTAAGCGGTCAGCTATCGATGACCGAAGCCAGCAGCGAATTACGTCAAGCGTATCCTGAAGATGAACCTTATCGCGCCTGCATGCATCAGTTGCGAGAACGCTTAAAAGCGACACGCCGTTGGGCTGAGGCCAAGGCGTCGGGAAAGAAAACCGATAAACAGCCATTATTGAACGACGACGAACTATTGCAGCCTTTGTTGTTGTGTTACCACAGTTTGGTCAGTCAAGGCATGAAAACCTTGGCTGACGGCCATTTGCTTGACACCATTCGGCGGGTCGCCTGCTTTGGCTTGACTTTGGTGAAGCTGGATGTGCGACAGGAGTCGACTCGCCACAGCGATGTTATGGCCGAACTGTGCGATTTCTATCAGTGGGGCGATTATTACAGTTGGAGCGAAGAGGAAAAGCAGGCATTGCTGTTGCGGGAACTGCAATCACGCCGTCCGCTGTTTCCTCGCCACTGGCAGCCATCAGACAATGCCCAGGAAGTGCTGAACACCATGA
This window encodes:
- a CDS encoding methyltransferase domain-containing protein gives rise to the protein MRSPTSRLLTLQIDSLNSEGMGVARRGRDVFFVAGALPGEVVEATLGERRRKVCYAKVKRVIEPSPHRVEPACAHFQRCGGCQLQHLDYPQQVDAKQQRVQREFSRAGVDVEFWQPPLVAAPWHYRRKARLGVRFSKEKQEVYLGFRESASSHISSIDFCPVMVEHPLLNWQQWREFLQQWPRRAELTQIEALQADNALVLTLRLLKPLAPDSEQQLIAFVNNQAEALPVQLWLKYHKHAPPEPLRTDYPELVHQVDGHDLQLQPDDFVQVNRAVNLAMVEQAMDWLAPEPDEQIADLFAGHGNFSMALARRRANVVAVEVQANMVSSLQEQARRQGLAVTAQQADLSSAQALQALPALDAVLLDPPRAGAAAVVEHLIDNPVGRILYVACDAATLSRDLGSLVAGGYRVTRAGIMDMFPQTHHVETMVLLTRVGK
- a CDS encoding response regulator; this encodes MKKWSVQNQILLLAMLPGIVVSLLLGGFFVLDRSHALSDLLEQRALAIAKQLAPTCEYGVMTGNTGILQNIANSMLEERDVRAVSIYNQDVQMLAHAGPKMLTERMGATELSSDQLQLLRTDGSIRVRAPVYAEHLVIAEQVSDQFFAESDSAPPQLLGWAELELSTTNTRLEQYQHLATALAIIVGSLFFCLLMAVRISRQVSAPLAHIVESIGKLEDGHLDTRIHIEDGGEYQLLSSGVNSLASALQRAHVEHQQTLEQTTRDLQETLDELEVRNHELAIDRSRALETSRVKSEFLANVSHEIRTPLNGIMGFSDVLGRTPLTPHQQDFLHTIQRSSKDLMRIIDDILDISKITAGKLALEREPFTLRDVIDDVFTMLAPQAHSKQLELHHLLYSDVPVCLCGDALRLKQILTNLVNNAIKFTEHGHVTLQVSLISREQDRATLQFIVQDTGIGMDEQQTSRLFQAFSQADSSTARKFGGTGLGLIIARALVEAMHGDIQVHSEPGNGTTFTFSVDLELADEPFSEAFDRTPHVALYEPHNLSRMNLSNLLQQWQMAVIDIAQPSELTQWLTSPSHPVDAIIVSLEGDTSQYDFSHSKTPVIVLSHSFQASALESLEALGAYIALTNPFSHRKLKAALDAAIHGDIQEKSDDTPSQSLPAPGNVPVPTVLAVDDNDANLKLVITLLQELGVKAIAATSGHAAIEQCLQHTVDMVFMDIQMPGMNGLEASQAIRKLPGKARLPIIALTAHAMADEKEALLKAGLNDYQTKPISQQQLADSIQQWTRYSSAYQSAPTGDAPRADCVMDVATALQVTSNRPHLAEEMFDMLLDSLPKDRAAIVEQWELEDYDGLLAAVHRLHGATRYCGVPCLRQALDEFETALKGRVVHTFPQHMKHCMQQVDSLLQWADSNDWRAMLGVTPVAEPETLDK
- the relA gene encoding GTP diphosphokinase; this translates as MVKVREDHPLLHDGSLDVERWLDSIQQSQDVKDPERLHEALLLAKQLSDEAIANRTYWSIDSAQMGIEMANVLLDLRLDTDSIVAAILYRAVREGRLALQKVERQFGETVATLIEGVLRMAAISAIQNSSGDSVLGQREAQVDNLRKMLVAMIDDVRVALIKLAERTSAIRAVKDAPEDKRRKVADEVFSIYAPLAHRLGIGHLKWELEDLSFRYLQPEAYKQIASLLDEKRMARQQYIEQAVHRLRDEMLAAGIKCDVYGRAKHIYSIWRKMSRKNLDFSQIYDIRAVRILVPTMRDCYAALGIVHSLWRHIPHEFDDYIANPKENGYRSLHTAVIDTEGKILEVQIRTHDMHEDAELGVCAHWLYKGTDTSAKDQGYEQKIAWLRQVLEWHEELDDLPELAGEFRSDINPDRIYVFTPDGHVVDLPPKATPVDFAYRVHTEVGNKCRGAKVNGRIVPLTYLLNTGEQVEILTSANAHPSRDWLYPDSGYLHTTRARAKVTHWFKRQARDQNIEEGRQLVMRELDRLDLADEALQPVAEKMNMKSTDDMYAAVGAGDLRLGQIVHQVLQQVDQRQPAPMDQQELPLLRRAAAPKRTDDSANDVFIEGVGNLLTQMASCCSPVPGDDICGYITKGRGVVVHRSDCDNVLHLGAHEPERILQVSWGDEPQHRYPVDMKISAYDRTGLLRDVSALLANERINVLSVNTQTNRNDNTALMSLTVEVDSLEHFARLMNKIDQLPNVIAARRIRGGV
- the mazG gene encoding nucleoside triphosphate pyrophosphohydrolase, with translation MPYQLDDLLYCMARLRNPKTGCPWDLKQDFHTIVPHTLEEAYEVADAIEQQDWPHLEEELGDLLFQVIFYGQLGQEREYFTVAGIIDKLVQKLIRRHPHVFPGGTLESERDASISPDIAEVSVNWEAIKQQEKPSAPTSILADVPLALPAMQRAVKLQKKASKVGFDWPDVDGVMAKIEEELQEVVDELPAGNAQRLQHEVGDLLFAVTNLARHLDIDPEEALRGCNHRFTQRFARVENTIEQQGGWQQADAEQMELAWQQAKKALAND
- the cysM gene encoding cysteine synthase CysM, which translates into the protein MTHNYPTIADCVGQTPLVRLQRMLPADSSNTVLLKLEGNNPAGSVKDRPALSMIQRAQARGDIQPGDTLVEATSGNTGIALAMAAAIMGYKMILIMPDNATMERRWAMQAYGAELILVSKEQGMEGARDLALDMQAQGQGKVLNQFGNMDNPEAHYHGTGPEIWQQTKGAVTHFVSSMGTTGTIMGTSRYLKEQNPAVQIIGLQPAEGVSIPGIRRWPEAYLPTIYDQRRVDQVLDISQQEAEVAMRRLAREEGIFCGVSSGGSVAGALRLAQQLEQATIVCIICDRGDRYLSSGVFAPESS
- the ppc gene encoding phosphoenolpyruvate carboxylase, yielding MSELDALLRDKVRLLGNLLGQTIARHQGDEMLQRIEDIRQQAKAARSGEEHERDRLLAMLKTIPDDAVLPVVRGFNQFLNLANIAEQQHGASWRRAEFLNDDVDQLFDDLLNRLEHNGVRGSDLCQQVADVDIELVLTAHPTEVTRRTLIQKYDEISQLLQQRDDLRDDHPQLQAIEQRLSVLVEEIWQTDEIRRVRPTAVDEAKWGFAVIENSLWHAIPQLTRHLDEQLLARGSEALPLTAAPVRIASWMGGDRDGNPNVTSRVTREVLFLSRWMAADLFLRDIHHLSGQLSMTEASSELRQAYPEDEPYRACMHQLRERLKATRRWAEAKASGKKTDKQPLLNDDELLQPLLLCYHSLVSQGMKTLADGHLLDTIRRVACFGLTLVKLDVRQESTRHSDVMAELCDFYQWGDYYSWSEEEKQALLLRELQSRRPLFPRHWQPSDNAQEVLNTMKVLAAEEGAGVSCYIISMASEPSDILTVALLLQECGVRHALPIVPLFETLNDLELATPRMKKLWQVPWYQQYCQQRQQVMIGYSDSSKDAGQLAAVWAQYQAQENLTQAAEEAGIRLRLFHGRGGTVGRGGGPAHSAILAQPPGSVKGGLRVTEQGEMIRFKFGLPAVALRNLKVYVSSVLEANLLPPAAPEPQWRSLMETLAQDGVTSYRAMVRDEPDFVTYFRAATPEMELGKLALGSRPARRKAGGGIETLRAIPWIFAWTQMRLMLPAWLGSDAALHASIGRNEIDTLHTMYEKWPFFRTYIDMLEMVLSKSDLAIVTYYERRLVPVELQPLGSLLRQRLEQARELVLAIKQQPHLLHDNPALQYSMDVRNPYTDPLHYLQSELLYRERQAGDSSHEQVEQALKVTMAGIAAGMRNTG